The following proteins are co-located in the Coleofasciculus chthonoplastes PCC 7420 genome:
- a CDS encoding PAS domain S-box protein, with translation MPQPRICRINGGITGLGKPHARDRKNQEYSMVIPYSASNPSQSQPANPVSCPFQEQKGNSEACAFLAIFNDSLDAMVIADSQGKFLRVNRAAGELFKLSEDQLLHRTILETTPISLHDWCHFLAQRRITYNFCLWRADGTQRDVELEGTANMLPDHHLLVLRDVTEYQQAEKALQQSQNFVEQISQSISAIVYIYDIIEQRNIYSNRTITEILGYSPEAVQAMGETLLSQLMHPDDLAKLSAQIERLATASDREIIETEYRMRRANGEWCWLYSRDTVFTKTPDGKPQQILGVATDITTIKLAEAKILSLNAELEQRVKERTEALQQANEELKREIRDRQQAEKTLRESEEQFRSIFENVSVGIALLDLDGYILTANEANCRFLGYSPDEIVGMHFSGLTHPEDLSLDTDLFDSILCGKRTNYTIDKRYLRQDGACVWGRITVSMIKDEQSSPRYIAVVCEDINDRKQMEEELRESQQKYKTLFKIFPMGISITDKGGNIIEANSASEEILGLSRQEQTSRTYDAPNWSIIRLDGTPMPASEFASVRALTENRVIENMEMGILKAKDKITWISVTAAPIPLADYGVAIAYIDVSDRKRMEKALRESQQKYKTLFQILPIGISITDKQGNLIEANAASEKILGLSVSDRINAKYVTPQLNVIRPDGTVMPRSEFANVKALIQNQVIKNHEAGIVKPDGKITWISATASPIPLRDSGVVVAYLDITERKQAEEALQQAKEVAVREAKRSEIANRAKSEFLTNMSHELRTPLNGILGYAQLLKQDTTLTNPQHHNLNIIHQCGEHLLTLINDILDLAKIEAQKMELYPTEFHLPNFLHSLADLFQLRAQQKDIIFTYQVLSPLPNGVIADNKRLRQVLCNLLSNAIKFTDRGEVTFTVSVVNRTDVKSACRNSAVESKLSQSGFCTNLTSNSQNQVPKPTPTNPVYSRLAKDQHCKTIRFQIKDTGVGIDLSQLTKIFLPFHQVSDHSHATEGTGLGLAISQKLIQLMGSEIKVKSIPGKGSTFWFDINLPLVSGWHEPNPSTKRRITGFKGDKRKLMIVDDNRVNRTLLRAMLKPLGFEIIEAVDGLDCLQKVVESYPDLILIDLVMPEMDGLETTRRMLALPQLQDKDIVAIALSASVYPQIQQESLAAGCRGFLAKPVESQQLLDAIALHLNLEWIYSLPQSLSPTKAANLTQTPIISLPASEITALADLVKMGDIQGIIERAESLAQQNSQFEPLTSQICQLARGFRLKQLRELIQDHLVDG, from the coding sequence ATGCCCCAACCCAGGATCTGTCGCATCAATGGCGGAATAACGGGTTTGGGCAAACCTCACGCACGCGATCGCAAGAATCAAGAATACAGTATGGTTATCCCTTACTCTGCTAGCAATCCTAGTCAAAGCCAACCCGCCAACCCGGTATCATGCCCGTTTCAGGAACAAAAGGGGAATTCTGAGGCTTGTGCGTTTCTGGCAATCTTCAATGACTCCCTGGATGCTATGGTGATTGCTGATAGCCAGGGAAAATTCCTCAGAGTCAATCGGGCGGCGGGTGAATTATTTAAATTGTCTGAGGATCAACTGCTGCATCGCACGATATTGGAAACTACTCCAATTAGTCTTCATGATTGGTGTCACTTTCTTGCCCAAAGACGAATCACTTATAACTTTTGTCTGTGGCGTGCCGATGGCACTCAACGAGACGTAGAGTTAGAAGGTACTGCCAATATGTTGCCGGATCATCATCTATTAGTGTTGCGAGATGTAACTGAATATCAGCAAGCGGAAAAGGCATTGCAGCAATCCCAGAATTTTGTTGAACAAATCAGTCAATCTATTTCCGCCATTGTTTATATCTACGACATCATTGAACAACGGAATATCTATAGTAATCGCACCATCACCGAGATTTTGGGATATTCGCCGGAAGCGGTACAAGCCATGGGAGAAACCCTGTTATCTCAACTCATGCACCCAGATGATTTAGCCAAATTATCGGCACAAATTGAACGCTTGGCGACAGCTTCCGATCGCGAAATTATCGAAACTGAATACCGAATGCGTCGGGCGAATGGGGAATGGTGCTGGCTTTATAGCCGAGATACAGTGTTTACCAAAACTCCCGATGGCAAACCTCAACAAATTTTAGGTGTCGCTACCGATATTACCACAATAAAATTAGCCGAAGCCAAAATATTAAGCTTGAATGCTGAATTAGAACAACGGGTGAAAGAACGCACCGAAGCCTTACAGCAAGCCAATGAAGAACTCAAACGAGAAATTCGCGATCGCCAACAGGCTGAAAAAACGTTACGAGAGAGTGAAGAACAATTCCGTTCTATTTTTGAGAATGTCTCGGTGGGAATTGCCCTGCTGGATCTCGACGGGTATATTCTGACCGCAAATGAAGCCAATTGTCGGTTCTTAGGCTACTCCCCGGATGAAATCGTCGGGATGCATTTTTCTGGGTTGACTCACCCGGAAGACTTATCTCTGGATACCGACTTATTTGATTCAATCCTGTGCGGAAAACGCACAAACTACACCATTGATAAACGCTATCTGCGCCAAGATGGTGCTTGTGTTTGGGGGCGGATCACGGTATCGATGATTAAAGATGAACAGAGTTCACCCCGATATATTGCCGTGGTTTGTGAGGATATCAATGATCGCAAACAAATGGAAGAAGAATTAAGAGAAAGTCAACAGAAATACAAAACCCTGTTTAAAATCTTTCCGATGGGTATTTCCATTACTGATAAAGGGGGAAATATTATTGAAGCCAATTCCGCCAGTGAAGAAATTTTAGGACTATCCCGTCAAGAACAAACCAGTCGCACTTATGATGCTCCCAATTGGTCTATTATTCGACTCGATGGTACTCCCATGCCAGCCTCTGAATTTGCTAGTGTTCGCGCTTTAACCGAAAATAGAGTCATTGAAAATATGGAAATGGGAATCCTTAAAGCCAAGGATAAAATCACTTGGATTAGCGTCACCGCCGCCCCCATTCCTCTCGCTGATTATGGCGTTGCCATTGCCTACATTGACGTTAGCGATCGCAAGCGCATGGAAAAGGCATTACGGGAAAGCCAACAAAAATATAAAACCTTGTTTCAAATCTTACCGATTGGGATTTCAATCACCGATAAACAGGGGAATCTGATTGAAGCGAATGCGGCGAGTGAGAAAATTTTAGGCTTATCGGTTTCTGACCGAATTAATGCTAAATATGTGACGCCACAATTGAACGTGATCCGACCCGATGGCACAGTAATGCCCCGATCAGAATTTGCCAATGTCAAAGCCTTAATTCAAAACCAAGTGATCAAAAACCATGAAGCTGGAATCGTTAAGCCAGATGGAAAAATTACCTGGATTAGTGCGACAGCTTCACCGATTCCGTTACGCGATTCGGGTGTCGTTGTTGCCTATTTAGATATTACCGAACGCAAGCAAGCCGAAGAAGCCCTCCAGCAAGCGAAAGAAGTGGCAGTTCGAGAAGCCAAACGCAGCGAAATTGCCAACCGTGCCAAAAGCGAATTCTTGACCAATATGAGTCATGAACTCCGCACGCCCCTGAATGGTATTTTAGGGTATGCTCAACTGCTCAAACAAGACACAACGTTAACCAACCCACAGCACCATAATTTGAACATTATTCATCAATGTGGTGAACACCTGCTTACGTTAATTAATGACATTCTCGACTTAGCTAAGATTGAAGCGCAAAAGATGGAACTCTATCCCACAGAGTTTCACTTGCCCAACTTTCTCCATAGTCTGGCTGATTTGTTTCAGTTACGTGCCCAACAAAAAGATATTATCTTTACCTATCAAGTGCTTTCGCCCCTTCCGAATGGGGTGATAGCGGATAACAAACGACTGCGACAGGTTCTGTGTAATTTACTCAGTAATGCGATTAAGTTTACGGATCGGGGTGAGGTAACATTTACGGTGAGTGTTGTTAATCGAACCGATGTAAAATCGGCTTGTAGAAATTCTGCCGTTGAATCAAAACTTAGTCAGAGCGGGTTTTGTACAAACCTTACCAGCAATAGTCAAAATCAAGTCCCTAAACCCACCCCGACAAACCCGGTTTACTCGAGGCTGGCGAAGGATCAACACTGTAAAACAATTCGTTTTCAAATTAAAGATACAGGTGTGGGGATTGATTTGAGTCAATTAACCAAAATCTTTTTACCCTTCCATCAAGTCAGTGATCATAGCCATGCGACTGAAGGAACGGGATTGGGATTGGCGATTAGCCAGAAATTAATTCAACTGATGGGGAGTGAAATTAAAGTTAAGAGTATTCCCGGTAAAGGGAGTACATTCTGGTTTGATATTAATTTACCCTTAGTCTCAGGATGGCACGAACCGAATCCTTCTACCAAACGCCGGATTACAGGCTTCAAAGGGGACAAACGGAAATTAATGATTGTGGATGATAATAGAGTGAATCGTACTCTATTGCGGGCGATGCTAAAGCCTTTAGGGTTTGAAATAATAGAGGCGGTTGATGGTCTAGACTGTTTGCAGAAGGTTGTCGAATCTTATCCTGATCTAATTTTAATCGACTTAGTGATGCCAGAAATGGATGGATTGGAAACCACACGCCGAATGCTAGCATTACCCCAACTTCAGGATAAAGATATCGTCGCGATCGCGCTTTCGGCAAGTGTCTACCCCCAGATTCAGCAGGAGAGTCTCGCCGCCGGGTGTCGGGGTTTTCTCGCCAAGCCTGTGGAAAGCCAGCAACTTCTCGACGCGATCGCACTCCATTTAAACCTAGAATGGATTTATTCCCTACCCCAATCTCTCTCCCCAACGAAGGCGGCTAATCTGACGCAGACGCCGATTATTTCCCTACCCGCATCAGAAATTACAGCATTAGCTGATTTAGTTAAAATGGGGGATATCCAAGGCATTATCGAACGCGCTGAATCTCTAGCCCAACAAAATTCGCAATTTGAACCCTTAACCAGCCAAATTTGTCAGTTAGCGAGAGGGTTTCGATTGAAACAACTGCGGGAACTGATTCAAGATCATCTTGTTGATGGTTAA
- a CDS encoding hybrid sensor histidine kinase/response regulator — protein MTLQVPEKSKLLIVDDNPTNLGFLFEYLTQSDFKVLVALDGESAIEQVQYAQPDLILLDVMMPGLDGFTTCKHLKSDPSTQDIPVIFMTALSDTVDKVQGFKIGAVDYITKPLQPEEVLCRVQTHLALRNLQKRLINQNKKLLDSQDKERQRSLELEQALKKLQQTQLQLIQSEKMSSLGRMVAGIAHEINNPLNFIYSNASITKTYLEELLHLLHSYQRTYNNPSPEIVAETEAIDLNFLQLDLPKILNSMQVGAERICQIILLLRSFSHLDESEFKLTDIHQGIDNTLFLLQHCLKSQSDRPAIRVIKEYSYLPKIACYGGQLNQVFTSIITNAIEAIDQEKEKWRTGNNGFESNPPTPTIWICTEIKDNANVVIKIADNGSGMNDEVKRQIFDPFFTTKPVGSGTGLGLAISYQIIVEKHKGQLQINSQLGKGTEFVIDIPLDLNEE, from the coding sequence ATGACCCTTCAAGTTCCGGAGAAAAGTAAACTGCTGATTGTCGATGATAACCCCACCAATTTAGGGTTTCTCTTTGAATATTTAACTCAATCTGACTTCAAAGTCTTAGTCGCCTTAGATGGAGAAAGTGCGATTGAACAAGTGCAATATGCCCAACCGGATCTGATTTTATTAGATGTAATGATGCCGGGATTGGATGGATTTACAACCTGTAAACACCTCAAATCTGATCCATCGACTCAAGATATTCCCGTAATTTTTATGACCGCCCTGTCTGATACCGTCGATAAAGTCCAAGGCTTTAAAATTGGTGCGGTTGATTATATTACCAAACCCCTGCAACCGGAAGAAGTATTGTGTCGCGTCCAAACCCATCTTGCCTTGAGAAATCTACAAAAGCGACTCATTAACCAAAATAAAAAACTATTGGATTCACAAGATAAAGAACGGCAAAGATCCTTAGAACTTGAGCAGGCATTAAAAAAATTACAACAAACCCAACTTCAACTCATTCAATCCGAAAAAATGTCAAGTTTGGGTCGAATGGTTGCCGGAATCGCCCACGAGATTAATAATCCGTTGAATTTTATCTACAGTAATGCTTCGATTACAAAAACTTATCTAGAAGAACTCTTACACTTGCTTCATTCTTATCAACGCACCTACAATAATCCCAGCCCCGAAATTGTTGCAGAAACGGAAGCCATTGATCTGAATTTTTTACAGTTAGATTTACCCAAAATTCTTAACTCAATGCAAGTGGGGGCGGAACGAATCTGTCAGATTATTCTGTTGTTGCGGAGTTTTTCCCATTTGGATGAATCAGAATTTAAGTTAACGGATATTCATCAAGGAATTGATAATACACTGTTTTTGTTACAGCACTGTCTTAAATCTCAGTCAGATCGACCAGCTATTCGAGTGATTAAAGAGTATAGTTATCTGCCTAAAATTGCCTGTTATGGGGGTCAGCTTAACCAAGTATTTACGTCTATTATCACTAATGCCATTGAAGCCATTGATCAGGAGAAAGAGAAATGGAGAACAGGTAACAATGGGTTTGAATCGAATCCGCCAACACCAACGATTTGGATTTGTACGGAAATTAAAGACAATGCCAATGTGGTTATTAAAATTGCCGATAATGGTTCAGGGATGAATGATGAGGTCAAACGCCAAATCTTTGATCCCTTTTTTACGACAAAGCCTGTGGGTTCAGGAACAGGTTTAGGTTTGGCGATTAGTTATCAGATTATTGTCGAAAAGCATAAAGGTCAGTTACAGATAAATAGTCAACTGGGAAAAGGAACAGAATTTGTAATTGATATCCCGCTAGATTTGAATGAAGAGTAG